The genomic window CAGATGAGCTAAACAAAGTatgaaatggaaaaataaagtATAATCTTTATCAAGAGCTCTTTTTTTTATGATCAAAATACAACCAATTGAAAATATCACcacataaaaacaataatacattaaaaaaattagttcatTTTCACAATGTAAactatatctttatatttattattattgttaaatatattaaatgttatatttttatcattaaatcaGAAGAATTCATTAATCTATAAGaaggatgctacatttatatacTAATTTCTCGAATGATTTGAATGTCAAATTAACATTTATAATATCAtccaagtcttttttttttctcgtaaattttaaatttaaactatataaaccctaaattttaaaagctacaaaatattataaaaaagacTATGggagagaaaaatgaaatgaatggtGAATGCTAACTAAGCACTAGcgtagaatttttattaaaaaattaagaaacaatacTTTTGTTCTTCAAAATTATACCCAAAACTCCATTTGGCATATATGTCTCTATATAGTAATTAATATTACTATAAGTAAACTAATTAAATACGTGACAGCATTAGCCACAATACTAAATATAACTACCGTACGTGAAGTCATTTTCacttatcaattttaaaaactctttaCAGTATCTGgcatctttttttaaaaaaagaataaatgaagaacaaacatATCTAGCATAATTCAAGGGTACaaaaacaaatgtaaaaaaGTCCAAAAAATTAACTTGTCCCTTACATCATCTTTATGAGAAGTGTACAAAACGTTCGAAATCAAATTATGAGTTTCATATTCCTAACTTGTTTTCTAGTAAAaccaattttgatttattatatagaataataatttatataatttttctatattgttttgtaatataatagtttaaataatCATGTATGACGTAATACCTGGATATTATCTGTGCTAAGGTTCAAACCTCTACTGGGCATGAATATGAACATGAACAACCTACATAAGAGGGGCTTGTTGGCTAAGGtataatttgttattattaaataattgaattctaatttgtttcattatttataaaacgatagattttaaaagaaataattaaaaataaaataaaaataaaaacagacgTACCAAAATGACTGCCTTGATATTGTCCATAGTGAGAGGCATCTCCAAGCCTGTTCCATTTTGAACATCCAGCAAAACATCAACCAAATCCTTAGCCTCCATCTTGTCCTGCTTGTCATCttgctcatcatcatcaatacTGCTGTTACCCTTGATCTGTTCCTTCCTCTCCAAATGATCCCTAATAATCTCATCAAACAACACATCAAAACGCATAAACGTATGCTTCAATCTCCTCTTCATCCCATTCACCGAATTAATCCACTCCAAAGAAGGGAAGAAATCCCCCAGACTAAACCCTCCAAGCAATTCCTGGTACTCCTCCAGCATCCTCTGAAACCCATGCCTCTCATACTCCCCTCCTTCCAAGAAATCCTTCCCAAACGCAGCCCTGCAAAGCACCCCATTCGCATACAACCCTAAAGCTTTGCTCAGATTCAAATTTGAGCCGGAACTTGACTCGATCCGCTGAACCAGCCTCTCCACCTCCGCCGATCGGAAGATGGAGTAGGATTCGACGCGCTTGGCGCTGAGGAGCTCGACGATGCTGAGCTTACGGATTTGTCGCCAGTACGGGCCGTAAGGAGAGAAGGCGATGTCGGTGCAGCCGTAGAAGAGCTGGAAGGCGGAGTACATCTGTGGGCGGCTCGACATGGGGAGATCGTGGGTGCGGAGAACCTCGCGGGCCAGACGGGAGGAGGAGACGACGATAGTCGGGATCTCGCCGAGAGTTAGGTGGATTATGGGACCGTGGGCTTTGGAGAGGCGGTGGAGAGAGAGGTGCGGCATGGTGCCTAACTGGTGGAGGTTTCCGATGATCGGAAGTGCTCGAGGGCCTGGTGGAAGCTTGAGGCTTGATTTCTTATGGTTTTTCTTGAGATttaggaggaggaggagaagaagtaGGGAGAGGAGGAGAGTAAGGGTTGGGAAAAGAGAGGTCAGTGGCCATTGGAGGGTTTCCGCCATTGATGCTGGGAGTGGGAGTGAACTTCGCCAAGATAAGGAAAATGAGTAAGTTTTTATA from Dioscorea cayenensis subsp. rotundata cultivar TDr96_F1 chromosome 9, TDr96_F1_v2_PseudoChromosome.rev07_lg8_w22 25.fasta, whole genome shotgun sequence includes these protein-coding regions:
- the LOC120268333 gene encoding cytochrome P450 71AP13-like: MAETLQWPLTSLFPTLTLLLSLLLLLLLLNLKKNHKKSSLKLPPGPRALPIIGNLHQLGTMPHLSLHRLSKAHGPIIHLTLGEIPTIVVSSSRLAREVLRTHDLPMSSRPQMYSAFQLFYGCTDIAFSPYGPYWRQIRKLSIVELLSAKRVESYSIFRSAEVERLVQRIESSSGSNLNLSKALGLYANGVLCRAAFGKDFLEGGEYERHGFQRMLEEYQELLGGFSLGDFFPSLEWINSVNGMKRRLKHTFMRFDVLFDEIIRDHLERKEQIKGNSSIDDDEQDDKQDKMEAKDLVDVLLDVQNGTGLEMPLTMDNIKAVILDMFAAGTDTTFITLDWGMTELIMNPRVMKKAQEEVRSRVGNRKFVLESDLPHLPYLKAVIKEIFRLHPPAPLLVPRESMEQVTIEGYQIPAKTRVFINAWVIGRDPESWENPQVFEPERFMNTSIDFKGQDFELIPFGAGRRGCPAITFGVVTIEIALAQLLHGFDWELPPGIVAEDLDMKEAFGITMHRIQELVVVAKSYFI